A window of the Acanthochromis polyacanthus isolate Apoly-LR-REF ecotype Palm Island chromosome 10, KAUST_Apoly_ChrSc, whole genome shotgun sequence genome harbors these coding sequences:
- the leprotl1 gene encoding leptin receptor overlapping transcript-like 1, translating to MAGIKALISLSFGGAIGLMFLMLGCALPVYDKYWPLFLLFFYILSPIPYCISRRVVDDTDSASNACKELAIFLTTGIVISAFGLPIVFARADVIEWGACALVLTGNVVIFGTILGFFLVFGSNDDFSWQQW from the exons ATGGCCGGGATTAAAG CTCTCATCAGCCTCTCCTTTGGAGGGGCCATCGGCCTCATGTTCCTCATGCTTGGATGTGCCCTCCCCGTGTATGA CAAATACTGGCCTttgttcctcctcttcttctacaTCCTCTCTCCCATCCCTTACTGCATCTCGCGGAGGGTGGTCGATGACACAGACTCGGCCAGTAACGCCTGCAAAGAGCTGGCCATCTTTCTCACAACAGGCATCGTCATTTCAGCCTTCGGCTTGCCCATCGTCTTCGCAAGAGCTGATGTA ATCGAGTGGGGGGCGTGTGCGCTCGTGCTAACGGGTAACGTAGTCATCTTCGGGACCATCCTGGGCTTCTTCCTCGTGTTCGGATCCAACGACGACTTCAGTTGGCAGCAGTGGTAA